In one Gadus morhua chromosome 7, gadMor3.0, whole genome shotgun sequence genomic region, the following are encoded:
- the LOC115546641 gene encoding protein NLRC3-like, whose translation MFYWSGTTVPAVSVRDGSRDGWESPECPGRAHGCAAVECQHKIKSYSQKNFGCLYEGIAKAGQPTALNDIYTEIFIAKRGSGEVNQEHEVRLIETASRKPAMEETPIRCEDIFNPLPGQDKPMRKPRTIMTTGVAGIGKTVLTHKFTLDWAEDKANQDIHFTFFFTFRELNLLKRKEFSLVGLLHHFFNETKEAGICIFDRFQVVFILDGLDECRLPLDFQNNQTWTDVKEPSSVDVLLTNLIRGNLLPSARIWITRRPAAANWIPAECVDMVTEVRGFTDPQKEEYFRKRFREETLANTIISHIKKSRSLPIMCHIPVFCWIIATVLDDFFKTSQLGEEMPKTMTQMYSHFLRVQAMLGDSKYRSIAETDPHWSSQSRKIIVSLGKLAFNQLEKGHLIFYEADLAECDIDFRAASLYSGVFTQIFKEECGLYQDKVFCFVHLSFQEFLAALYVFHLLSGQQQSLWYIFFGNKGNVNLYQSAVDKALKSENGHLDLFLRFLLGLSLETNQIVLKCLLGKTVSNSKTSEEMGSYIKEKIGGDLSTEKIINLFHCLNELNDRSLVKENQQYLTSGRLSGKSLSPAQLSALAFILLTSEEELDVFDLKKYSASEEGLLRL comes from the exons atgtttTACTGGTCCGGCACCACGGTGCCCGCGGTATCGGTGCGCGACGGGAGTCGTGACGGCTGGGAGTCGCCGGAGTGCCCGGGCCGCGctcacg GATGTGctgctgtcgagtgccaacataaaataaaatcctATTCGCAGAAGAACTTTGGGTGTTTGtatgagggaatcgctaaagcaggacagcCAACAGCTCTGAATGACAtctacacagagatcttcatcgcaaagagaggcagtggagaggtcaaccaggagcatgaggtcagactgattgaaacagcttccaggaaaccagccatgGAGGAAACCccaatcagatgtgaggacATCTTTAACCCGTTACCTGGACAAGATAAACCAATGAGAAAACCAAGGACAAttatgacaactggagtggccggcattggtaaaaccgtcttaacacacaagttcactctggactgggctgaagacaAGGCCAATCAGGACATACACTTCACGTTTTtcttcactttcagagagctgaatttactgaaacggaaagagtttagcttggtgggacttcttcatcacttctttaatgagaccaaagaagcaggaatctgcatattcgaccggttccaagttgtcttcatcttggatggtctggatgagtgtcgacttcctctggacttccagaacaaccagacCTGGACTGATGTCAAAGAGCCATCCTCGGTGGACGtcctgctgacaaacctcatcaggggcaacctgcttccctccgctcgcatctggataaccagacgccctgcggcagccaattggatccctgctgagtgtgttgacatggtgacagaggtgagagggttcactgacccacagaaggaggagtacttcaggaagagattcagagaggagacgctggccaacacaatcatctcccacatcaagaaatcacgaagcctccccATCATGTGTCATAttccagtcttctgttggatcattgctacagttctggacgacttcttcaaaacatcccagctaggagaagagatgcccaagaccatgactcagatgtacagccacttcctgagggttcaggcCATGCTGGGGGACAGTAAGTATCGTTCGATagctgaaacagatccacattggagttcacagagcaggaagatcattgtttctctgggaaaactggcttttaaccagcttgAGAAAGGccacctgatcttctacgaggcagacctggcagagtgtgacatcgattTCAGAGCAGCCTCactgtactcaggagtgttcacccagatctttaaagaggagtgtgggctgtaccaggacaaggtgttctgctttgtccaccTGAGcttccaggagtttctggctgccctctATGTCTTTC atctgctctcaggacAACAACAATCCCTGtggtatatattttttggaaaCAAAGGAAACGTCAatctctaccagagtgctgtggacaaagCCTTaaagagtgagaacggacacctggacttgttcctccgcttcctcctgggcctctctctggagaccaatcagattgtcctaaaATGTCTGCTGGGAAAGACAGTAAGTAACTCAAAGACCAGTGAGGAAATGGGCTcctacatcaaggagaagataggtggagatctctctacagagaaaataatcaatctgttccactgtctgaatgagctgaatgaccgttctctagtgaaggagaaccaacagtacctgacatcaggaagactCTCcggaaaatctctctctcctgctcaactgtcagctctggccttcatcctactgacatcagaagaggagctggacgtgtttgacctgaagaaatactctgcttcagaggagggtcttctgaggctg